One Streptomyces sp. CNQ-509 DNA window includes the following coding sequences:
- a CDS encoding DEAD/DEAH box helicase has protein sequence MATDPSSVVPDNCTPPADSSGLARRVLRPDQQAAVDSGVRGLRKPGSRGHMVSACGTGKTLIALRTAEALGIRFLLVVVPSRDLIAQWAAAARGDGRREALMAVSSLSADKHPVLAAAGAVSTGSGEYLAYWLAQRAKKNEPATVLVTLDSLPRIEEIQHSVFPAPAFDLAIVDEAHRTAGSWDKEWTTVHDQSRIRTDRRLYLTATPYEWEAPRLAEAPDARPRPKRTTSTVPAWESPSLIASMDDPKVFGPRLHTYTHAQAIEDGVLADYQLLIPTITGTDLRTVLTDPDRAHTGFAPTARRTTALHLAVLKAMTEHDLKHVIVYFQQVADAADFARQFPHTLRTLPPEQRPSWAAKLCVSSINGNHTADKRAELLDRFTNADRAVITNAQVLSEGIDLPAVDAVVFASRTESVRRIVQALGRALRKPPTTDVKTASLVIPAYIPPEADPTDLLDTPFEALWLITAALRHHDQTIAGRAPRKATAHRLDDTTYRLLARRFRFDFTLAPHAIARAMDLLVWPSDRAVLSAPRRAGLAAATRYHAEHGHLKVPVDYTDAYGYRLGAFIAGQRTAHRRRTLTADWIAELETLGMIWDENEAAFEGNMTLIEAFHTEHGHLAIPAHAPGGQFLVDQRSLARKGQLPETRHTRLTALDPDWLLPHGPDWHRKYHLLARHIQDGHDPATLRRDTVIDGVKAGTWLQRQLTNWRTLNDGQRHLLAHLGLTPDHITLSTKKTATPATPSTPQTRKRRSFEQTATLLRAFMERHGRPPGAREGIEVDGERVMIGPWLCKIRTAQKNGQLPENRSQLIQSILRETVPAEEERLGSSKSP, from the coding sequence ATGGCCACCGACCCCAGCTCTGTCGTCCCGGACAACTGCACGCCCCCAGCCGACTCCTCTGGCCTTGCCCGCCGGGTACTGCGCCCGGATCAGCAGGCGGCGGTGGACAGTGGGGTACGCGGTCTCAGGAAGCCGGGTTCGCGTGGCCACATGGTCTCCGCGTGTGGCACCGGCAAGACGCTGATCGCCTTGCGCACGGCCGAGGCCCTCGGTATCCGGTTTCTGCTGGTGGTGGTGCCGTCGAGGGACCTGATCGCGCAGTGGGCGGCTGCCGCCCGGGGGGATGGGCGCAGGGAGGCGCTGATGGCGGTGTCGTCGCTGAGTGCGGACAAACACCCCGTGCTGGCCGCGGCAGGAGCGGTGTCCACGGGGTCGGGGGAGTACCTGGCGTACTGGCTGGCCCAGCGCGCCAAGAAGAACGAGCCGGCGACCGTGCTCGTCACCCTCGACTCCCTTCCGCGGATCGAGGAAATCCAGCACTCCGTCTTCCCCGCGCCGGCCTTCGATCTCGCGATCGTAGATGAGGCGCACCGCACCGCGGGTTCCTGGGACAAAGAGTGGACGACGGTCCACGACCAGTCCCGGATCCGCACCGATCGCCGCCTGTACCTGACCGCCACGCCCTACGAGTGGGAGGCACCGCGCCTGGCCGAGGCCCCGGATGCTCGCCCGCGCCCCAAGCGGACCACGTCGACCGTCCCGGCCTGGGAGTCCCCATCCCTGATCGCCTCCATGGACGACCCGAAGGTGTTCGGCCCCCGCCTACACACCTACACCCACGCCCAGGCAATCGAGGACGGCGTCCTGGCCGACTACCAACTCCTCATCCCCACCATCACCGGCACCGACCTGCGCACGGTCCTCACAGACCCCGACCGCGCGCACACCGGATTCGCCCCCACCGCGCGCCGGACGACCGCCCTGCACCTGGCGGTCCTCAAAGCGATGACCGAACACGACCTCAAGCATGTGATCGTCTACTTCCAGCAAGTCGCCGACGCCGCGGACTTCGCCCGCCAGTTCCCCCACACCCTGCGCACCCTCCCACCCGAGCAGCGCCCCTCCTGGGCCGCGAAGCTCTGCGTCTCCTCGATCAACGGCAACCACACCGCCGACAAGCGAGCGGAACTCCTCGACCGCTTCACGAACGCCGACCGTGCCGTGATCACCAACGCCCAGGTCCTGTCCGAGGGAATCGACCTTCCGGCCGTAGATGCGGTCGTGTTTGCCTCCCGCACCGAGAGCGTGCGCCGGATTGTCCAGGCACTGGGCCGGGCCCTGCGCAAACCCCCCACCACGGACGTGAAGACGGCGAGCCTGGTCATCCCTGCCTACATCCCACCCGAGGCCGACCCAACCGACCTCCTGGACACCCCCTTCGAGGCCCTCTGGCTGATCACCGCCGCGTTGCGCCACCATGACCAGACCATCGCTGGCCGCGCCCCGCGCAAGGCCACCGCACACCGCCTGGACGACACCACCTACCGCCTCCTCGCACGCCGGTTCCGTTTCGACTTCACCCTCGCCCCACACGCGATCGCCCGCGCCATGGACCTGCTGGTCTGGCCGTCGGACCGCGCGGTGCTCTCCGCACCCCGCCGCGCCGGCCTGGCGGCGGCCACCCGCTACCACGCCGAACACGGCCATCTGAAGGTCCCGGTCGACTACACCGACGCCTACGGCTACCGCCTGGGAGCATTCATCGCCGGCCAGCGCACCGCCCACCGCCGACGCACCCTGACCGCGGACTGGATCGCCGAACTCGAGACCCTCGGCATGATCTGGGACGAGAATGAAGCCGCCTTCGAAGGCAACATGACCCTCATCGAGGCCTTCCACACCGAACACGGCCACCTCGCCATCCCCGCCCACGCTCCCGGCGGCCAGTTCCTCGTCGACCAACGCAGCCTGGCCCGCAAAGGCCAACTCCCCGAAACCCGCCACACCCGTCTCACCGCCCTCGACCCGGACTGGCTCCTCCCGCACGGACCCGACTGGCACCGCAAATACCACCTCCTGGCCCGCCACATCCAGGACGGACACGACCCCGCAACACTGCGCCGCGACACGGTAATTGACGGCGTGAAAGCCGGCACTTGGCTGCAGCGTCAGCTCACCAACTGGAGGACTCTCAACGACGGCCAACGTCACCTCCTGGCCCACCTCGGCCTCACCCCGGACCACATCACCTTGTCGACGAAGAAGACCGCCACCCCCGCCACACCCAGCACTCCCCAGACCAGAAAACGCCGCTCCTTCGAGCAAACAGCCACACTGCTGCGCGCCTTCATGGAACGGCATGGCCGTCCCCCCGGCGCCCGGGAAGGGATCGAGGTCGACGGGGAACGCGTCATGATCGGCCCCTGGCTCTGCAAGATCCGCACCGCCCAGAAGAACGGCCAACTCCCCGAGAACAGAAGTCAGTTGATCCAGAGCATCCTCCGCGAAACCGTCCCCGCCGAAGAGGAGCGCCTCGGATCCTCAAAGAGTCCGTAA
- a CDS encoding tetratricopeptide repeat protein, with protein sequence MCDIPVPAAQQTEAGYFDGSLFIDLHGYDESPVGAGQALEAFLRALGVAHDAIPEAAEERAALYRSELAALAGRGRRLLIVADNASSADQVRPLLPGGDAHQLLITSRHTLATLNARLLDLGVLTPQAAAALIRHTLLTADPTDRRAAGTGTDLENLARLCGYLPLALHITAALLILEPGKTVAELTAELATAQSRLSYLDDGDRAVRASFDLSYRRLPSDHAALFRQLALNPGPDIGLGAAAALADCPQPAVRVTLRGLVQAHLLNCADQRWSMHDLVRDYATELAHRISRPSQHGGDEQAGQEAATEQTRLHRRLLEHYAATAASACAHLGAQAASPASGEFADRGEALAWLDDERANLTGSVTAAADAGHRDIAVSLPVVLYDYLTWRGYYDDLISVMTTACRVAHQSGALAAEAGASNNLGIALSEASRYEEAFRAYERAHDLFASLENDKERGKVLNGLGSALRESGRPAEALKAHQEAVAVQRAAGDLREQAAALNNLSLVS encoded by the coding sequence ATGTGCGACATCCCCGTCCCGGCCGCTCAGCAGACGGAAGCCGGCTACTTCGACGGCAGCCTCTTCATCGACCTGCACGGGTACGACGAGAGCCCGGTTGGCGCCGGCCAGGCCCTGGAGGCATTCCTGCGGGCTCTCGGTGTCGCCCATGACGCCATTCCGGAGGCAGCCGAGGAGCGTGCAGCGCTGTACCGGTCCGAGTTGGCTGCTCTAGCCGGCCGGGGGCGACGCCTGCTGATCGTGGCCGACAACGCCTCGAGCGCCGACCAGGTGCGCCCTCTGCTCCCCGGTGGCGACGCGCACCAGCTCTTAATCACCTCTCGGCACACCCTGGCGACCCTGAATGCGCGGCTCCTCGACCTTGGTGTCCTCACTCCTCAAGCAGCGGCGGCGCTCATTCGTCACACGCTGCTGACGGCCGACCCTACCGACCGGCGCGCTGCCGGCACCGGCACGGACCTCGAAAATCTGGCGCGCTTGTGCGGCTACCTGCCGCTGGCGCTGCATATCACCGCCGCCCTGCTGATCCTGGAACCTGGCAAGACCGTCGCCGAGCTCACCGCGGAACTAGCGACGGCCCAATCCAGACTGAGCTATCTGGACGACGGCGACCGCGCTGTACGCGCGTCCTTCGACCTCTCCTACCGCCGGCTGCCTTCGGATCATGCCGCGCTCTTTCGTCAGCTGGCGCTCAACCCCGGACCCGACATCGGGCTCGGCGCAGCGGCGGCTCTCGCTGACTGTCCGCAGCCGGCGGTTCGCGTCACACTGCGAGGACTCGTTCAGGCACACCTGCTCAACTGCGCGGACCAGCGCTGGTCGATGCACGACCTCGTACGGGACTACGCCACCGAACTCGCGCACCGCATCTCCCGCCCATCGCAGCACGGCGGCGACGAACAAGCCGGCCAGGAGGCTGCGACGGAACAGACACGCCTGCACCGCCGACTGCTGGAGCACTATGCGGCAACCGCCGCCTCCGCGTGTGCGCATCTCGGCGCGCAGGCAGCATCTCCCGCTTCGGGCGAGTTCGCCGACCGGGGCGAGGCACTCGCGTGGCTGGACGACGAACGGGCCAACCTGACAGGGTCCGTGACCGCCGCGGCAGACGCCGGACACCGCGACATCGCCGTCAGCCTCCCGGTGGTCCTCTACGACTACCTCACCTGGCGCGGGTACTACGACGACCTGATATCCGTCATGACGACCGCCTGCCGCGTCGCCCACCAGTCGGGAGCACTGGCTGCCGAAGCCGGAGCGTCGAACAACCTCGGCATCGCACTGAGCGAGGCCTCACGCTACGAGGAAGCATTCCGCGCCTACGAGCGAGCGCACGACCTCTTCGCTTCGCTGGAAAACGACAAGGAGCGAGGCAAGGTACTCAACGGGCTCGGCTCGGCCCTGCGGGAATCCGGGAGGCCCGCCGAAGCACTGAAGGCCCACCAGGAGGCCGTCGCGGTCCAGCGGGCCGCGGGTGACCTCCGCGAACAAGCCGCTGCACTGAACAATCTCTCCCTAGTGTCCTGA
- a CDS encoding IS630 family transposase: protein MPGPKPLPVVLSDEELRVLRCWLRKQTAAQALVLRSRIVLACAEGLPNAQVAEDLRISRETVRKWRARFVKDRLEGLTDRPRPGPPRRITDEQVEALVTKTLDEKPSSGDSHWSTRSMAEATGMSQSAVSRIWRAFGLKPHTMETWKLSTDPEFVTKVRDVVGIYLCPPENALVLAVDEKSQIQALDRTQPVLPMAPTTPARMPHDYVRHGTTSLFAALDIASGSVIAQHYRRHRHTEFLRFLKTIDAAVPKDLDLHLVLDNYATHKTEAVKKWLLRHPRFHLHFTPTSASWLNLVERWFAELTRRKLRRSAHRSVIELERDIRGWINEWNKNPKPFVWTKTADEILENLAAYCQRTNDSRH, encoded by the coding sequence ATGCCTGGTCCGAAGCCGTTGCCGGTGGTGCTGTCCGACGAAGAACTCCGTGTGTTGCGATGCTGGTTGAGGAAGCAGACGGCTGCTCAGGCTCTGGTGCTGAGGTCCCGGATTGTGCTGGCGTGTGCGGAGGGCTTGCCGAACGCGCAGGTCGCGGAGGACCTGCGGATTTCGCGGGAGACGGTACGCAAGTGGCGGGCGAGGTTCGTCAAAGACCGGCTGGAGGGCCTGACGGACAGGCCGCGTCCGGGGCCGCCGCGCAGGATCACGGACGAGCAGGTCGAGGCACTGGTGACCAAGACCCTGGACGAGAAGCCGTCGTCGGGGGATTCGCACTGGTCGACGCGGTCGATGGCCGAAGCGACCGGCATGTCGCAGTCCGCGGTCTCGCGGATCTGGCGGGCGTTCGGGCTCAAGCCCCACACCATGGAGACGTGGAAGCTGTCCACGGACCCGGAGTTCGTCACCAAGGTCCGCGACGTCGTCGGGATCTACCTCTGCCCGCCGGAGAACGCGCTGGTCCTGGCGGTGGACGAGAAGTCGCAGATCCAGGCCCTGGACCGCACCCAGCCAGTGCTGCCCATGGCCCCGACGACGCCGGCGAGGATGCCCCACGACTATGTCCGGCACGGCACCACCAGCCTGTTCGCCGCCCTCGACATCGCCTCCGGATCGGTCATAGCCCAGCACTACCGGCGCCACCGCCACACCGAGTTCCTGCGCTTCCTGAAAACCATCGACGCGGCCGTCCCGAAGGACCTTGACCTGCACCTGGTCCTGGACAACTACGCCACCCACAAGACCGAAGCGGTCAAGAAGTGGCTGCTGCGCCACCCGCGCTTCCACCTGCACTTCACCCCCACCTCCGCATCCTGGCTGAACCTCGTCGAGCGCTGGTTCGCCGAGCTGACCCGCCGCAAACTCCGCCGCTCGGCCCACCGCAGCGTCATCGAGCTGGAACGCGACATCCGCGGCTGGATCAACGAGTGGAACAAGAACCCCAAGCCGTTCGTGTGGACCAAGACCGCCGACGAGATCCTCGAAAACCTCGCCGCATACTGCCAGCGAACTAACGACTCAAGACACTAG
- a CDS encoding PadR family transcriptional regulator, with protein sequence MAKTPRMTLQTQLVLRALLESPADARYGLELSQEAGLPTGTIHPILARLENAGWLESFWEDRGEIEKTDPPRPRRRFYRFTSGGAEAARLALAAAYQGGAASARLRPAEGLGS encoded by the coding sequence ATGGCCAAGACGCCGCGCATGACGCTCCAGACACAACTGGTGCTGCGGGCCCTGCTGGAGAGCCCCGCCGACGCCCGCTACGGCCTTGAGCTCTCCCAGGAAGCAGGGCTTCCCACCGGCACCATCCATCCGATCCTCGCCCGACTGGAGAACGCCGGATGGCTTGAGTCGTTCTGGGAAGACCGGGGTGAGATCGAGAAGACCGACCCGCCCCGCCCACGCCGACGCTTCTACCGCTTCACCTCCGGCGGGGCGGAGGCAGCCCGCCTCGCTCTCGCTGCCGCCTACCAGGGAGGCGCCGCCTCAGCACGTCTGCGCCCCGCTGAAGGCTTGGGGAGTTGA
- a CDS encoding RNA polymerase sigma factor translates to MTEPDRGTDFEAFVLETSAAFSRVARAEASGDLHSAEDAVQVAYMRMFTSWEKIVARPGDRAAYGRTAVRHAVIDQFRRNQRMAPTPLQELPEQESRIGIPDAAYEMIKEGIDELVAKLPDRQRQVITLCILQDVSPEDAGKRLRLKEESVKRNIRMAIKNLKKYVNESGEEGTG, encoded by the coding sequence GTGACCGAGCCCGACCGGGGCACGGACTTCGAGGCGTTCGTTCTCGAGACCAGCGCGGCGTTCTCCCGCGTGGCCCGGGCCGAAGCAAGTGGCGACCTGCACAGCGCGGAAGACGCTGTGCAGGTCGCGTACATGCGCATGTTCACGTCGTGGGAGAAGATCGTGGCGCGGCCCGGTGATCGGGCCGCCTACGGCCGTACCGCGGTCAGGCACGCGGTGATCGACCAGTTCCGGCGCAACCAGCGCATGGCTCCTACGCCGTTACAGGAACTGCCCGAGCAGGAATCCCGGATCGGCATCCCCGATGCCGCCTACGAGATGATCAAAGAGGGTATCGATGAGTTAGTCGCCAAACTTCCCGACCGGCAGCGGCAGGTCATCACCCTGTGCATTCTCCAGGACGTCAGTCCTGAAGACGCCGGGAAGCGCCTGCGCCTTAAGGAGGAGTCGGTGAAGCGCAACATCCGCATGGCCATCAAGAACCTGAAGAAGTACGTCAACGAGAGCGGCGAGGAGGGAACCGGATGA
- a CDS encoding IS5 family transposase: MTDAEWAVVRSLLPVPGWMNGKGGRPEGYCHRQMIDAIRYLVDNGIKWRAMPADFPAWDRVYAFFRRWRDHRLITEFHDRLRARVRESEGREREPTAAIVDSQSVKAAASVPARSRGFDGGKKINGRKRHLIVDCLGLLLMVLVTPADVTDRDAACGMLPRLLARHRKIRLVWADGGYAGRLVDWARNRLRLTLEIVKRSDDTRGFVVLPRRWCVERTLGWLMRSRRLTRDYETRPATSEAVVHWSMAMLMGRRIARHRT; the protein is encoded by the coding sequence ATGACCGACGCGGAGTGGGCGGTGGTCCGCAGCCTGCTACCGGTGCCGGGGTGGATGAACGGCAAGGGCGGCCGGCCGGAGGGCTATTGCCACCGGCAGATGATCGACGCAATCCGGTATCTCGTGGACAACGGGATCAAGTGGCGGGCGATGCCCGCGGACTTTCCCGCCTGGGACCGCGTCTACGCGTTCTTCCGCCGCTGGCGCGACCATCGCCTGATCACCGAGTTCCACGACCGACTGCGCGCCCGGGTTCGCGAAAGCGAGGGGCGGGAGAGGGAACCGACGGCCGCGATCGTCGACTCGCAGTCGGTCAAGGCAGCCGCGTCCGTCCCGGCACGCTCACGGGGCTTCGACGGGGGCAAGAAGATCAACGGCCGCAAGCGGCACCTGATCGTGGACTGCCTTGGTCTGCTGCTGATGGTGCTGGTCACCCCGGCCGACGTCACGGACCGGGACGCCGCCTGCGGCATGCTGCCCCGCCTGCTGGCCCGTCACCGCAAGATCCGGCTCGTGTGGGCCGATGGCGGCTACGCAGGCCGCCTCGTCGACTGGGCCAGGAACAGACTGCGCCTCACCCTGGAGATCGTCAAACGCAGCGACGACACCCGTGGCTTCGTCGTACTGCCCCGACGCTGGTGCGTGGAGCGCACCCTGGGCTGGCTGATGCGCTCCCGCCGCCTGACCCGCGACTACGAGACGCGCCCCGCCACCAGCGAAGCCGTGGTGCACTGGTCGATGGCCATGCTCATGGGACGCCGCATCGCCCGCCACCGCACCTGA
- a CDS encoding SMI1/KNR4 family protein, giving the protein MAGSDDVQPAFWDTSSNYGVQRPLTDQDVQEAEQLLDVTLPTSLLDLLRAQNGGQVTGTRNAFRTDKPTSWSEDHIPFDHLMGIGHRERAVSLLDSPYLVEEWDLPSPLVLLSGDGHYWIALDYRACGRHGEPSVAWFDADFSVELALAPDFGSFVEGLSSSSDFD; this is encoded by the coding sequence ATGGCTGGTTCTGACGATGTGCAGCCCGCGTTCTGGGACACCTCCAGCAACTACGGCGTGCAGCGGCCGCTGACTGACCAGGATGTGCAGGAGGCCGAGCAACTGCTCGACGTCACGCTCCCAACCTCGCTGCTTGATCTGTTGCGCGCTCAGAACGGTGGCCAGGTGACAGGCACTCGGAACGCGTTCCGGACAGACAAGCCGACCTCTTGGAGCGAGGACCACATCCCGTTCGACCATCTGATGGGCATCGGCCACCGCGAACGCGCAGTCTCGTTGCTCGACAGCCCCTACCTGGTCGAGGAATGGGATCTGCCCTCGCCTCTCGTACTCCTCTCGGGCGACGGACACTACTGGATCGCGCTGGACTACCGTGCGTGCGGCCGACACGGAGAACCTTCAGTCGCGTGGTTCGACGCTGATTTCAGCGTGGAGTTGGCCCTCGCCCCGGACTTCGGGTCCTTCGTCGAGGGCCTCTCTTCCTCCAGCGACTTCGACTGA